The Hermetia illucens chromosome 2, iHerIll2.2.curated.20191125, whole genome shotgun sequence genomic interval ACTAATCAACTTCCACTATTTATCAAGGAATCTTGCCATTCCCCCGGCAATTCTCGCACATTTACCGCACTCCTAGCAATGCCGGTACTGAGTTTCAAAGCGGAACTACAAATCTAAATAGTTGGTTAACGACCGAGTGATCCTTCCACGGCGACCGACTATCGAAAAGTACTTATATTTCAATTCAatgttttgcctttttttatttccaggGAATAAATACCGAGCATATTCACACACCAACTTACTTTCAAACGCTCAGCGCGACATCTTCGAGTGAAGCCTCAGTTGTAAAGAAGTTGGAAAGCAGCATTAGCTTAATTGACAGCCCAAGTAATCGCAAACACCAAACCGCCATATGATCCCGTCAGGACCCAACCGATTAAATAATAGGGGAACGGAATAATGTCAGATAAAGGTATTGGCGAGAAAGTAGACCCTCCCAAAGCACAACCGGGAGATGGAATAAGATCACTCCGTTCCACGACCCTCTTCCGTGTGGTCAACTACGAACTCTACGCGAAGCCAGTATGTAAACAATGCTCCCCCCTAACCAAGGAACAAACTGATCCACTTCTTCCCTTGCAGAACATCGTCATCATGTCTATCGGTCTTGCCGCCTTTGGGCTCGCGCTAGGATACGTGGCCTACATGCGGTCCAAGTACGAAGGCATGGGATACTACTCGGCGGTGCAGGACGACGGCAGC includes:
- the LOC119647559 gene encoding small integral membrane protein 8, which produces MSDKGIGEKVDPPKAQPGDGIRSLRSTTLFRVVNYELYAKPNIVIMSIGLAAFGLALGYVAYMRSKYEGMGYYSAVQDDGSEVFVKKRSKWEN